TCTCGGTGCTGATGTCCTCGATCATCAACAGGGCGCCCAGCATCTTTTTTTCGGCGTTGACCAGGGGCAGGATGGTGAGGTTGACCGAGATTTTCTCTTTTTCCTCGCCCGTTTCCTCATCGTCCATGCCGACCATCAGCGTGGCGTCCATCCAGATGCTTGCCTCGTGGCTGACGTTCACCTGTTTGATCTTTTCCATCACCCATTCGTTAGGTCCGGCAAAAAAAGCCTCGGCCTGAACTCCGATAATTTCGGCGTCCTTGACCTTCAGGATGCGTTGGCCGGCGGCGTTGCAGGTGGCGATCTTGCCCTCGTCGTCCAGGGTGACGACGCCGTTGGACATGCTTTCCAGCATGCTTTCGGCGTATTTTTTCATATTTTGAACATCGTCAAACAGCTTGGCGTTCTCAAGAGCGATGGAAACCTGGCTGGTGAAGGCCTTGAGGCGCGATTCGTCTTCATCGGTAAAGGGGCCGCCGCGCTTGTTCAGCACCTGGGTGACGCCGATGGTCTGGCCTTTCTTGTTGACCACGGGCACGCACAGGATCGAGCGGGTGAAATAGCCGGTTTTCTTGTCGAAGGCGGGATTGAAGCGAAGGTCGGCATAGGCGTAGGGAATATTGACCGACTTGCCCGAAGTGTAAACGGCGCCGGCGATGCCGGCGGTGTTGGGAAGCCTGATCTGGATGGCGGTCAGGCCGTCGCCCACCTGTGACCATAATTCGCCGGTCTTGTTGTCGTTGAGGAACAGTGTCGAGCGGTCGGCCTTCAACATCCGCGTCGCCTCGCCCATCACCCTTTGCAGCAGGGCGCTGAGGTCGATCTCGGAAGTGACGTCGGAAACGATGTCGAGGAATTCCAGCTCGGTCTCGCGGGATTTCCTCATCTTCTCCACATACTGGGTGCTTTGCAGGGCGACGGCGGCCTGGGTGGTCATCGCTTCCAGCAAAGCCAGATCGTCCTCGGTGTATTTGCCTTCCTTTTTGTTGAGGGCCTGGGCGACGCCGATAATATCGCCCTTGGCCGTGCGGATGGGGGCGCAAAGAACCTGCCTTGTTTCAAACCCGGTCTGCTGATCGACGGAACGGTTGAAACGCTCGTCGGAATAGGCGTCATTAACGATCAGCCCCAAGCCGGTGGTGAACACATGGCCGGCGATGCCGCTGGTGTTCATTATCCTGATTTCACGACGGATTTCTCCCTGGGCGAAGCGCGAGTAAAGCTCTCCTGACTGCTCGTTGTTAAGGAAGATGGTGCCGCGTTCGGAGTTTGTCTCCTTGGTGGTGATGTCAACCAGCGTCGCCAGCACCTCGTCCACCGTCTCGATGCCCGCCACCTGCCTGGAAACATCCAGCAGCATTCTGGCCCGGCGCAGTTCATGGCCGTGGATATCGACCGCGCTCTTTTTCTTGAGAGCCTTGCCGTGATCTTTGACCTCGACCTCTTTCTTGAGGGCGCCGATCATCTTTTTCAGCCTTTTCCTGCCGGAATCATCCGCATGAGGGACAGGGGCGGATTGCGCGCCCTTTGTATTATCGGCCATCCGGTTTCTCCAGTTGGCCTCGAAGAGCCGAGACCGTCTCCTGCAAGTGCTTCGTTTCACTGCGAAAATCACGACTCATGTCGGACATCCGCTGCTGGTGGCTTGAATCGACTCGTTCCAGTTGAGTGCGCAGTTCACGAGCCGTTTCCTTGAGTTGAATAATTTCGGCGCCGGTTTCGGCGATGACCTTCTGAACGCTTTCCTGCTTGTCGATTTTCATCTTCTCCATCTCGTCGCGCAAGGCCTGAACCGTAGCTTTGAGCTGAATTATTTCCGAGCTGTACTCGGCAATCGTCTTCTGAACGCTTTCCTGCTTGTCGATCTGCATCTTTTCCAGCTCGCCGCGTAATGCCTGCGCCGTGGCCTTGAGCTGAATTATTTCCGAGCTGTGCTCGGCGATCGCCTTCTGGACGCTTTCCTGCTTGTTGACCTGCGCGGCTTCCAGTTCATGGCGCAGGGCGCGGATGGTATCGACGTGATGGCGGTTTTCAATTTGAGCCTGATAAAGCTCGCTTGAATTTTCCTGAAGTTCCATTTAGAGCCTACTTGTGCTATCCGAGCGGATTCCTTCGCTATGATAATGATAATACGTTATTTTCCATAGTCCGCTAATTTAGTGTTAAACGATTCCAATAAATTTTTCGGCGCCAAGCAATGACCCCGGCAACAGTGATTTTACGAATAGCGATCATAATCTTCCTTGCGGAAGGCATGGTCATGTTCGGCCTTTCGGTGACCGGGTCGATTTTCTCGCAAAATGTCGAGGCCCTGGTCGATGCCGTCGTCTTGACCGTGCTTTCCACGCCTTTTATATATTTTTGGGTCATCAAGCCCTTTATCGAAGCCCGCAACCAGGCAATCAACGATATACAGAAGGCCCATGACAAGCTGGAGGCGCGGGTCGAGGAGCGAACCTTTGAATTGGCGGTGGCGCGTGACGGAGCCGAGATGGCGAGCCGCGCCAAGTCGTCCTTCCTCGCCGCGATGAGCCATGAGTTGCGCACGCCGCTCAACGCCATCATCGGCTTTTCCGAAATGATGAGCCGAAAGACCTTCGGCCCCCTCGGCGATTCCCGTTACGCTGACTACGCCAATGACATCAGGGCAAGCGGCCTGTATCTGCTGGACATGATCAACGACATCCTCGACCTGTCCAAGGTGGAAGCCGGCAAGCAGGCGCTGCTGGAGGAGGAATTGAATGTATCGAGCATCGTTTCCTCGTCTTTGGAAATGGTCAGGGAACGCGCCAAAGACGCCAAGGTGGAAATGACGGCGGAATTGCCGGCGGATACGCCGAGGCTGCTTGCCGACGGCCGCATGTTCAAACAGATCATGCTAAATTTATTGACCAACGCCATAAAGTTCACCCCGGAGGGGGGCAAGGTGACGATCAGCGGGGATATCGGCGGAGACGGCAGCTTCTCGCTGAGGGTGACCGATTCCGGCATCGGCATCGCCGAGGAAGACCTGGCGGTGATTCTGTCGCCCTTCGGTCAGGTGGACAACGAGTACACCCGCAGGCACAAGGGATCCGGCCTCGGCATACCCTTGGTCAAGGAATTGATCGAGATGCACGGCGGCGCGCTAAAAATTGAAAGCGCTGTCGGGATCGGCACCACCATCATCATCAATCTGCCGGCATGGCGCATTATCAACCTCCCCGTAATTCCAACCTCCCCGTAATTCCTACAAATCTATTTATCCGACTGTGATGTCCGTCACATACAAAGCTTCTTTGATATGGGATCATACGGTCAGTCTTAGGATTTCCCCTCCCGAGACGTTCCCCCCTCTCTCCCCGGCGCCCGAAAGGTTCCGGGGAGTTTTCTTTCGGCGTTTATGAACGCCGGATGAACGGAGCGCTCAGGGCCGGTTCATGGCGGCTTGTTATTATCCGCCGATTATCGCTGCCATCCTCCTCCCCCCCCCCAACCCGATGGCAGCTAAAACCCCGCCTCCCCAAGGCGGGGTTTTTTCTTTCGGCGCTCCACCTTACAGCCCGAACTTGTTTCTTACCGCGTCGGCGAGGGCGGCGGCATCGGCGATGGCTTCCTCGCGGGCTTGCAAAGAGGGGTCTTTGCCGGCCTCCAGCAGGGCTTTGGCCTTGAGAAGTTTCTTGAGGCGTTTTTCTTCGCCCTTGAGTTCGATTTCCATCTTGCGGATGCGTTTGTTCAGACCCTCTACCCGGTGGAGCGTTCGCGCCCGATTTCCGGCGGCGCGGCGGCGGAAGTATTTGCGTAACGGCCACTCGCCGATGACGGCGAACAGCCAGACGCCGGTGATCCCGAAGATAATGGCGACCACCAGAAAGCTTGCCTTCTGGAAAGCCATGACGGTTCCCCAAAAGCCGATGGTGACGGTGGCCGAGGCGATGGTAAACAACAGACGACGGGTGACGATGTAGTCATCCTGATAAGTTTGTTCGGCCTCGACAATGGCGCCGGCGATCTCGCTGCGCGCCATATCCTGCCATTGCTTGAAGTTCATCCCCTCGGAAATGGTGCGTCCGTCGCGGATGAATTGCTCTAACCGTTTAAGCACGAATTCAGCCCTCTGCTCGGGTGTCGGATGTCCGCCCTTGCCGGGAAGGTTCTTGGGGTCGTCCTGAAGAAGGTCAAATTCGTCCTTTGCCATCCTGTGATTATAACAAAGCAGTTTGACGAATTGCGATGTTTAATAAAATTTTATGTAAATAAGTAATTAAATTTAAATTGAAGTATAGATAAAATAATAATAAATAAAATTGTTGACAAAAACGATTATTAATTATACAATTCCCATGTTGATCTGGAATATCTAACTAAGTGGAGCGCACAATGGTCCGCAATGATTTCTTGGTAACCACTGTTTTGGCCATGGCGATTACCGTGGGAATCGCGGCTCACCTGATATACAGCAGTAAGTCCGCCGTTCAGGTGAATGTCGTTT
This DNA window, taken from Rhodospirillales bacterium RIFCSPLOWO2_02_FULL_58_16, encodes the following:
- a CDS encoding guanylate cyclase, with the translated sequence MLLDVSRQVAGIETVDEVLATLVDITTKETNSERGTIFLNNEQSGELYSRFAQGEIRREIRIMNTSGIAGHVFTTGLGLIVNDAYSDERFNRSVDQQTGFETRQVLCAPIRTAKGDIIGVAQALNKKEGKYTEDDLALLEAMTTQAAVALQSTQYVEKMRKSRETELEFLDIVSDVTSEIDLSALLQRVMGEATRMLKADRSTLFLNDNKTGELWSQVGDGLTAIQIRLPNTAGIAGAVYTSGKSVNIPYAYADLRFNPAFDKKTGYFTRSILCVPVVNKKGQTIGVTQVLNKRGGPFTDEDESRLKAFTSQVSIALENAKLFDDVQNMKKYAESMLESMSNGVVTLDDEGKIATCNAAGQRILKVKDAEIIGVQAEAFFAGPNEWVMEKIKQVNVSHEASIWMDATLMVGMDDEETGEEKEKISVNLTILPLVNAEKKMLGALLMIEDISTEKRMKSTMSRYMDPAIAEQLLGKGKGEDVLGGAVSEVSVLFSDVRSFTTLTEQLGAQGTVALLNEYFTIMVDCITNEGGMLDKFIGDAIMCAFGLPIPHADDEDRSVRAGISMLTSLDEWNATRQAKGLPPVLMGLGINTDKVVSGNIGSPKRMDYTLIGDGVNLAARLESACKQYSAKMLISEHTFRKLKGTYRIRYIDDVVVKGKTEPVGVHEVLDYHTDKTFPNLMDVVNYFNEGRKQYRAGNWQKAVHCFKECLKGNPEDALSETYIERCEHLEANPPEDWKGVWVMTGK